In a single window of the Necator americanus strain Aroian chromosome X, whole genome shotgun sequence genome:
- a CDS encoding hypothetical protein (NECATOR_CHRX.G22680.T2): MIITTLLSMGVYLQSITESIPPTSEAVPLIGMYYASSLLMVCLATCVNVITLNMHRNGAANQGRHVPCCLEKWVLGYLASLMRMSIREPDSLTLLKTAQTKKSTIRRSSILRDLKRVKNTEHRKGVRSLAEVGCDCMAQLETSEGLGLRTTTNSDIGNGEARHTSVPSENAFMERIVSEQILPRMSLGRSVMPEEFKNRLRRILKRIDRSLQQQEIREEVNTSFLTYE; encoded by the exons atgatAATCACAACCTTATTGAGCATGGGAGTATACCTACAATCAATTACGGAATCGATACCTCCTACTTCAGAAGCTGTCCCATTAATCG GCATGTATTACGCGTCGTCTCTACTTATGGTCTGCTTGGCAACTTGTGTAAATGTCATTACACTTAATATGCATAGGAATGGAGCAGCTAACCAGGGAAG gcaCGTTCCGTGCTGTTTGGAAAAGTGGGTTTTGGGGTACCTAGCCTCATTAATGCGAATGTCCATTCGGGAACCCGATAGCCTAACATTGTTAAAGACAGCTCAG ACTAAAAAGTCCACGATACGTCGTAGCTCAATCCTTCGCGATTTGAAAAGGGTCAAAAACACTGAACACCGCAAAGGAGTTCGGAGCTTGGCAGAGGTGGGATGCGACTGCATGGCACAGCTAGAG ACTTCGGAGGGCTTAGGACTCAGAACTACCACTAATAGTGACATTGGGAATGGTGAGGCTCGTCATACCTCTGTTCCATCAGAGAACGCATTCATGGAGCGGATTGTCAGCGAGCAG ATTCTGCCGAGAATGTCTCTTGGTCGTTCAGTTATGCccgaagaattcaaaaatcgACTTCGTCGAATCTTGAAACGAATAGATAGAAGCTTGCAGCAACAAGAAATCCGAGAAGAGGTTAACACAAGTTTTCTTACCTATGAATGA
- a CDS encoding hypothetical protein (NECATOR_CHRX.G22682.T1) has translation MLGVSHFTQVRDGIRSSLLRQRSKTRDAAAFAEESKIRWTGHVMRFDDNRWTRAVSDWVPRDIKRTTGRPPTRWSDFFTKSSKKIMVLFVSHAKRGTTGRLWHAIGTNGRITGARSTTSKINGSKGDQGDPQMLIKAHNTTKKESNA, from the coding sequence atgctaggggTATCCcacttcacgcaagtgagggacgggattcgaagttctctcctgcgtcagcgatcgaagactAGAGatgccgccgcgtttgccgaggaaagtaaaataaggtggaccggacacgtgatgcgctttgatgacaaccgttggaccagagccgtgagcgactgggttccccgcgatattaagcgcactacaggaagaccgccgacccgatggtcagatttcttcacgaagtcctccaagaaaataatggtgctcttcgtgtcccacgcgaaacgaggaaccactgggcgactctggcacgcgatcggaacaaatggaagaattactggcgctcgCTCGACAacttcgaagatcaacgggagtaaaggtgatcaaggtgatcctCAAATGCTGATTAAAGCACACaatacgacaaaaaaagaatcaaatgcATAG
- a CDS encoding hypothetical protein (NECATOR_CHRX.G22680.T3), translated as MSVRIRTAPGPDRIRPEHLKNLPPVLINTLARLFTRYLSEYKVPTQWKTSKTVLLYKKGDPYDIDNYHPICSLSVIYKLVTRVILNRIEKVLDEGQPCEQAGVSREYKIPLCLTFIDLKKAFDSVETEAVVGALDNQGVPIQYIKEGIRQDDRISPKIFTATLENAMRKLEWDDMGVKVDGRQLHHLRFADDIVLITPSISQEERMLTEFDETCRCTGLELNLQKKMFMRNAWVSDAPFTLNGTNISECTSYVYLGREFNMMNNLTSELGGGDERFGERIRPSRM; from the exons caccctggcgaggctctttacacgttacctgtcggaatacAAAGTTCCTacacagtggaagaccagcaagaccgtgttgttgtataaaaagggagatccataTGACATCGACAACTATCACCCAATCTGCTCACtctccgtcatctacaagctcgttacaagagtgatccttaataggattgaaaaagttttggatgaaggacagccatgcgagcaagcaggg gtatcacgagagtacaagataccgctctgtctcactttcatcgacttgaagaaggcctttgactcagttgagacggaagcggtcgtgggagccttggacaaccaaggcgtccctattcagtacataaag gAGGGGATCCGACAGGACGATagaatttcacccaaaatattcacagccaccctcgagaacgcaatgcgaaaattggaatgggacgacatgggagtaaaggttgatggtcggcagctacaccatttgcgctttgctgacgacatcgtactgataacacctagcatcagccaagaggaacgaatgctgaccgaattcgacgaaacatgtagaTGTACCGGTCTtgagctgaatctgcaaaagaagatgttcatgcgcaatgcatgggtctcggatgccccattcacgctcaacggaacgaacatatccgaatgcaccagctacgtttatttgGGTCGGGAGTTTAACATGATGAACAACCTGACCTCCGAACTAggaggaggagacgagcggtttggggagcgtataagaccatcgaggatgtag